The following proteins are co-located in the Halocatena salina genome:
- a CDS encoding thymidine kinase, whose protein sequence is MNAITNSGWVEVITGCMFSGKTEELLRRIRRAEIADQSVAVFTPAVDDRYGETTIGTHTGAMWTATVIDEDQPQQILGSLDGEEVVALDEANFFSSELVSVCKRLADDGRRVIVSGTDQTFRAEPFEPLSQLMTLAEYVDKLQAICTQCGEPATRNQRLIDGEPAHYDDPTIMVAAEESYEARCRNCHVIRRE, encoded by the coding sequence ATGAACGCTATCACGAACAGCGGTTGGGTGGAGGTGATCACTGGCTGTATGTTTTCAGGAAAAACGGAAGAGCTTCTCCGACGAATACGCCGGGCTGAGATCGCCGATCAGTCGGTCGCCGTCTTTACGCCAGCTGTCGACGATCGCTACGGTGAGACGACGATCGGTACCCATACGGGCGCGATGTGGACTGCAACGGTAATCGATGAAGATCAGCCACAGCAAATCCTTGGCTCACTCGACGGTGAAGAAGTGGTGGCTCTCGACGAAGCGAACTTCTTTTCGTCAGAGCTGGTTTCGGTCTGCAAACGCCTTGCTGACGACGGTCGCCGGGTCATCGTCAGCGGGACGGATCAGACGTTTCGCGCCGAACCGTTCGAACCGCTCTCACAGCTCATGACGCTCGCAGAGTACGTCGATAAACTGCAGGCAATCTGTACGCAGTGTGGTGAACCCGCAACGCGTAATCAGCGACTCATCGACGGTGAACCCGCTCACTACGACGATCCAACGATCATGGTTGCCGCGGAGGAATCCTACGAAGCTCGGTGTCGCAACTGCCACGTCATCCGGCGGGAGTGA
- a CDS encoding glycoside hydrolase family 97 catalytic domain-containing protein: protein MSRRSFIGGVAALAASAYSLSVPDDVAAHVTDGDDSTTQTVTSPDGNITVTIDASEGGLHYRVVHDGTTVIADSALGFEFQNQDAFRDGLTVTGSERSTVNTTWRPVWDQYDEIREQYHELRVGLEERKPPGRTGTLAVRVFDDGLGFRFVFSDTFGDPFVITSERTEYNFAGDYTSWWIPNDYNNFEVEYERTSLSDVSSTLETEWGGEFDGVHTPMTMRTDEDRYVSVHEAALDDYASLAITPTDGTDFESTLAPLPDGTKVAASAPHMTPWRTIQICSRPGALVESNLIVNLNEDYSDDVFSAGTDWIEPQKFIGIWWLMITDRADWEYQGPHTGTHGAQTGRAKQYMDFASEHGISGVLIEGWNQGWSSYPGDGSAFDFTSSYPDFDLQEVTSYGPSLDPPTQMTMHNETAGDFQTYESQLEAAFGLYDDLGVRTIKNGYVADSGDLAGEGHNHHNQMLVNHHTLVAETAAANRQLLDIHEPIHPTGRRRTYPNLMTREGVKGQEYDSFGSISPEHHVTFPFTRMLGGPVEFTPGIFDMESGSGGIETTRAKQLAMYPTYLSGLQMVADLPSSYLADQPATLRVGSVAQAEYGDRQGFSTAARWANAQGEAYVPIDPNVSSGSTISWTVTAVDRAGDYELHLRYASDAENNAVPADTDRTATVMVNGSTTTTISVPSTDYWDVWETVSTTVSLESGDNEITLLVADEDTGGFNLDAIAVTETDAPMPEPTQDPIRGPTAPEFQFIEDVPAAGWDDTRVLDSSIGEYMITARRKGDEWYVGAMTDENGRALDVPLDFLAPGARGSAKSTGEPDDAASGPKYVAEIYSDGIDAAFGTNHSDVRVDTAIVDPSTTVVASMIESGGTAIRLRPARGSEIVELPTYKRPVQDVTVSIANETFVQEPFITATGSNSGAYIGGTTIELVVDGDRKASANVRYPPQSSERTYSSSYTIDTPGTYDVTVRTADGTSLAMETVRVKPPEVVASLSDPADDDEGPGNYTYPTADEFEPGAFDLRSFTVEQTPSRYEFTFDVTNLYNAFGSDRGFSPQMFVLWVRDPNKNGGSRNSLKDLQATVSFERSWHYRVEISGFTKSVVDATGTPVTDDEGNAVDLYETVDTSAGTVTLTLNRAAFDGVDATELEVVPMVQCEDRGTLRPVEEQHAQYVFGGATSGAVDMAPRIMDVIVPGDTSQEKALTYTTDRRASLPFISMS, encoded by the coding sequence ATGAGTCGCCGTTCTTTTATTGGAGGTGTCGCTGCGCTCGCTGCGTCGGCGTACTCGCTGTCAGTTCCGGACGACGTCGCTGCACACGTGACGGATGGTGACGATTCGACTACACAGACGGTTACCTCCCCGGACGGCAACATAACAGTCACGATCGACGCTTCGGAGGGAGGTTTGCACTACCGTGTCGTCCACGACGGAACCACGGTTATCGCGGATTCCGCGCTCGGGTTCGAATTCCAAAACCAGGACGCGTTCCGGGACGGACTCACTGTCACTGGGAGCGAACGGTCGACAGTCAATACGACCTGGAGGCCTGTGTGGGATCAGTACGACGAGATTCGCGAGCAGTACCATGAGCTTCGGGTGGGACTCGAGGAACGCAAGCCGCCGGGACGGACCGGAACGCTTGCGGTGCGGGTGTTCGACGATGGGCTCGGGTTTCGATTCGTCTTTAGCGACACCTTCGGAGATCCGTTCGTCATCACCAGCGAGCGCACGGAGTACAATTTCGCCGGGGATTACACCTCCTGGTGGATCCCAAACGATTACAACAACTTCGAGGTGGAGTACGAACGGACGTCGCTCAGCGACGTTTCTTCGACGCTCGAAACGGAGTGGGGTGGGGAGTTCGACGGCGTACATACTCCAATGACGATGCGGACGGACGAGGACCGTTACGTCAGCGTCCATGAGGCAGCTCTCGACGACTACGCGTCGCTCGCTATCACACCGACCGATGGGACCGACTTCGAGTCCACGTTAGCACCCCTGCCCGACGGTACGAAAGTAGCTGCTTCCGCGCCACATATGACACCGTGGCGAACGATCCAGATCTGCTCTCGGCCGGGAGCCCTCGTCGAGTCGAACCTGATCGTCAATCTCAACGAAGATTACAGCGACGACGTGTTTTCGGCGGGAACCGATTGGATCGAGCCTCAGAAGTTCATCGGCATCTGGTGGCTGATGATCACCGATCGCGCCGACTGGGAGTATCAAGGACCCCACACCGGTACCCACGGCGCACAGACCGGCCGGGCAAAACAGTACATGGATTTCGCCAGCGAACACGGTATCTCCGGCGTGCTCATCGAAGGGTGGAACCAAGGCTGGTCAAGCTATCCCGGTGACGGAAGCGCGTTCGATTTTACCTCGTCGTATCCGGACTTCGATCTCCAGGAGGTGACCAGCTACGGGCCGAGTCTCGACCCCCCGACCCAGATGACAATGCACAACGAGACAGCCGGAGACTTTCAGACCTACGAGTCCCAACTCGAAGCGGCGTTCGGCTTATACGACGATCTCGGTGTCCGGACCATCAAAAACGGATACGTCGCTGACAGCGGAGATCTGGCTGGTGAGGGTCACAATCACCACAACCAGATGTTAGTCAACCATCATACGCTCGTCGCCGAGACGGCGGCGGCGAATCGACAACTGCTCGATATTCACGAGCCGATCCATCCGACCGGTCGTCGACGAACGTATCCCAACCTCATGACCCGGGAAGGTGTGAAAGGCCAAGAATACGATTCTTTCGGATCCATCAGTCCCGAGCATCACGTAACGTTCCCGTTCACACGAATGCTCGGAGGTCCGGTGGAGTTTACTCCGGGAATCTTCGATATGGAATCGGGATCCGGCGGCATCGAAACGACACGCGCAAAGCAGCTGGCGATGTATCCGACGTACCTCAGCGGCCTCCAAATGGTCGCCGATCTACCGAGTTCGTACTTAGCCGACCAGCCGGCCACCCTGCGCGTCGGCAGCGTGGCACAAGCAGAATACGGTGACCGTCAGGGCTTTTCGACTGCTGCACGGTGGGCTAACGCTCAGGGCGAGGCGTACGTTCCCATCGATCCGAACGTGTCTTCCGGATCGACGATCTCCTGGACCGTCACGGCTGTCGACAGAGCTGGCGATTACGAGCTTCATCTCCGGTACGCCAGTGACGCGGAGAACAACGCCGTTCCGGCAGACACCGACCGGACGGCGACCGTGATGGTCAACGGATCCACTACCACCACGATCAGCGTTCCCTCTACCGACTACTGGGACGTCTGGGAGACGGTTTCGACGACGGTTTCCTTGGAGTCCGGCGACAATGAGATCACCTTACTGGTGGCCGACGAGGACACCGGCGGCTTTAACCTCGACGCCATCGCTGTCACGGAAACCGACGCGCCGATGCCCGAACCGACACAGGATCCGATCCGCGGTCCGACCGCTCCCGAATTTCAGTTCATCGAGGACGTACCGGCAGCGGGGTGGGACGATACGCGTGTGCTCGATTCCTCGATCGGGGAATATATGATTACTGCCCGACGGAAGGGTGATGAGTGGTACGTCGGTGCGATGACCGATGAAAACGGTCGCGCGCTCGACGTGCCACTCGATTTCCTCGCTCCCGGTGCGCGTGGTTCCGCCAAAAGCACAGGAGAGCCGGACGACGCGGCTTCAGGTCCAAAATACGTCGCCGAAATCTACTCCGACGGTATCGACGCCGCGTTCGGCACGAACCACTCGGACGTCCGTGTCGATACGGCTATCGTCGATCCGAGTACGACGGTGGTGGCGTCGATGATCGAGTCGGGCGGTACCGCTATCCGTCTTCGTCCGGCTCGGGGGTCGGAAATCGTTGAGCTGCCGACCTACAAACGGCCGGTCCAAGACGTTACCGTCTCCATCGCCAACGAAACGTTCGTTCAAGAGCCGTTTATCACGGCAACAGGGTCCAACAGCGGTGCGTACATCGGCGGTACCACTATCGAGTTGGTCGTTGATGGCGATCGGAAAGCAAGCGCGAACGTTCGCTACCCACCACAGTCTTCTGAACGAACCTATTCGTCCTCCTACACCATCGACACGCCAGGTACGTACGACGTGACCGTACGAACGGCTGACGGGACTTCCTTGGCCATGGAAACCGTACGGGTCAAACCGCCGGAGGTCGTCGCATCACTCTCGGATCCGGCGGATGACGACGAGGGACCTGGCAACTACACCTATCCGACTGCCGACGAGTTCGAACCCGGAGCGTTCGATCTGCGCTCGTTCACAGTCGAACAAACACCGAGTCGTTATGAATTCACGTTCGATGTCACGAATCTCTACAACGCTTTCGGAAGCGACCGCGGGTTCTCTCCACAGATGTTCGTCCTTTGGGTGCGCGATCCCAACAAAAACGGTGGTTCGAGAAACAGCCTCAAGGATCTGCAAGCCACTGTCTCCTTCGAACGATCGTGGCACTACCGCGTGGAGATCAGCGGTTTCACAAAAAGCGTCGTGGATGCGACGGGCACCCCGGTGACTGACGACGAAGGCAACGCCGTCGATCTGTACGAAACTGTCGATACGTCGGCTGGCACCGTCACCCTGACCCTCAACCGGGCCGCCTTCGATGGTGTCGATGCCACGGAGCTCGAAGTCGTTCCGATGGTACAATGTGAGGATCGAGGAACACTTCGTCCAGTCGAGGAACAACACGCTCAATACGTCTTCGGTGGTGCCACATCTGGCGCAGTCGACATGGCACCACGAATCATGGACGTGATAGTTCCCGGTGACACCTCCCAAGAGAAGGCGCTCACCTACACCACTGATCGACGGGCATCATTACCATTTATCTCGATGTCATAA
- a CDS encoding IclR family transcriptional regulator — MTDDRQSRRTIKTTDTVFDVVESLWNTNGATVTELADRLDIAKSTAHAHLATLEQREFVVKNGNTYQLSLRFLELGIHVRDQIELSRIAEPLLEKLAEETGEAIWLIVEEHGWAVYLNKAMGEDALQIKSTIGERSHLHYLAAGKALLAYVPHENVESIVERRGLPGRTSHTITEPNELFTELAAIRERGYAFNENEEIDGVRGVGVPICAEDRAIGAVGIGAPENRLRGKRFREEVPNQLLGAANEIELRITYSGLRG, encoded by the coding sequence ATGACCGACGATCGACAGTCGAGACGGACTATCAAAACTACAGATACCGTTTTCGATGTCGTCGAATCCCTTTGGAACACGAACGGGGCAACAGTCACCGAGCTAGCCGACCGGCTCGACATCGCAAAGAGCACTGCACACGCTCACCTTGCTACGCTCGAACAACGAGAGTTCGTGGTGAAAAACGGGAACACGTATCAACTGAGTCTTCGATTTCTCGAACTGGGGATCCACGTTCGGGATCAAATCGAACTGTCGCGAATCGCTGAACCCTTATTGGAGAAACTCGCCGAAGAGACCGGTGAGGCGATCTGGCTCATCGTCGAAGAGCATGGCTGGGCAGTCTATCTGAATAAGGCGATGGGAGAAGATGCCCTTCAGATAAAGAGCACTATCGGAGAACGATCACACCTTCATTATCTCGCGGCTGGCAAGGCATTACTCGCGTACGTTCCACACGAGAACGTCGAATCGATCGTCGAACGACGAGGACTTCCGGGCAGAACAAGTCATACGATCACAGAGCCGAACGAACTGTTCACCGAACTCGCCGCGATTCGTGAACGGGGGTACGCGTTCAACGAGAACGAGGAGATCGACGGTGTCCGGGGGGTGGGTGTCCCGATCTGTGCCGAGGACCGTGCGATCGGTGCTGTGGGTATCGGTGCACCCGAGAACCGTCTACGCGGTAAGCGATTCCGTGAAGAGGTTCCCAACCAACTACTCGGAGCGGCCAACGAAATCGAACTCCGAATCACCTATTCAGGACTTCGAGGGTGA
- the fer gene encoding ferredoxin Fer has product MVSSFDILGIDPDADDAEIDRAYRQRVKEVHPDHGGSASEFQRVRTAYERLKADGETPVYDAENVDDPNHRHPKSRVEYLNYEVLDDYGWSLSDEDLFEKAATTQLDVVDYGRFLVRPHESLLEAAENRGFAWPFACRGGACANCAVAVITGELAMPVNHILPSEMSDRGIRLSCNGMPMTETMQVVYNLKHLPELDDLQLPPRPFEQACARE; this is encoded by the coding sequence GTGGTTTCCTCGTTCGATATTCTTGGGATCGACCCGGACGCAGACGACGCCGAGATCGATCGTGCGTACCGACAACGGGTGAAGGAAGTCCATCCGGATCACGGGGGATCGGCTAGCGAATTCCAGCGGGTTCGAACCGCGTACGAACGGCTCAAGGCTGACGGCGAAACACCAGTGTATGACGCTGAAAACGTCGATGATCCGAATCATCGTCATCCCAAATCTCGTGTCGAATATCTCAACTACGAGGTCCTCGACGATTACGGATGGTCACTCAGTGACGAGGATCTATTCGAAAAGGCCGCTACCACACAGCTAGACGTGGTTGATTACGGACGGTTTCTGGTTCGACCACACGAATCGTTGTTGGAAGCCGCCGAAAACCGTGGTTTCGCGTGGCCCTTCGCTTGCCGAGGAGGTGCGTGTGCTAACTGTGCAGTCGCAGTCATCACGGGCGAGCTAGCGATGCCTGTCAACCACATCCTCCCCTCAGAGATGAGCGATCGAGGGATTCGACTCTCCTGTAACGGAATGCCCATGACGGAGACGATGCAGGTCGTATACAACCTCAAACACCTCCCGGAACTCGACGATCTCCAATTGCCTCCACGACCCTTCGAACAAGCCTGTGCCAGAGAATGA
- a CDS encoding winged helix-turn-helix domain-containing protein: MTEKNVEWDRLSLIPSQVEMPDTSTRTTTDDAHSDLPTVLRSLNDEKCRTILLALDGPTSATELCESCEMASSTVYRKLERLGEAKLVREYTEIRRNGPNATLYERAFTRIAIDIDDGTFSLSVDRPETDATDRMATFWSEMKEES, encoded by the coding sequence ATGACCGAGAAAAACGTCGAGTGGGATCGGCTCTCATTGATTCCATCGCAGGTTGAGATGCCTGATACGTCTACTCGAACGACAACGGACGACGCGCACTCCGACCTCCCGACCGTGTTGCGCTCGCTCAACGACGAGAAATGCCGAACGATCCTTCTGGCACTGGACGGACCAACGTCTGCGACGGAGCTGTGTGAATCGTGTGAGATGGCCAGTTCTACCGTCTATCGGAAACTCGAACGGCTAGGAGAGGCGAAGCTCGTTCGAGAGTACACTGAGATCCGACGGAACGGGCCGAACGCCACGCTGTACGAACGGGCTTTCACGCGAATCGCCATCGATATCGATGATGGGACGTTCTCGCTCTCGGTCGATCGACCGGAAACGGACGCAACGGACCGCATGGCTACGTTCTGGTCGGAGATGAAAGAGGAGTCATGA
- a CDS encoding DUF7521 family protein — MIDAIVTLLVVAKILALVLGSIVALLAYRAYLRTKIDGLQYFAVGLSIITVGTVLVGIFHHLMGLRSVVGMLIESLIISVGFVVVIVGLYGR, encoded by the coding sequence ATGATCGATGCGATCGTCACCCTGCTCGTCGTCGCTAAGATTCTCGCGCTCGTCCTCGGTAGCATCGTCGCGTTACTCGCGTATCGTGCGTATCTGAGAACAAAGATAGATGGACTTCAATACTTCGCTGTCGGCCTATCGATTATCACTGTTGGAACGGTGTTAGTCGGGATTTTTCATCATCTCATGGGACTTCGATCCGTTGTTGGAATGCTCATTGAGAGTCTAATTATCTCTGTTGGTTTTGTCGTCGTGATCGTCGGGCTGTACGGGCGATAG
- a CDS encoding glycoside hydrolase family 2 TIM barrel-domain containing protein, producing the protein MNENEPSTSKTDSYATTRRRFLQMTGGSALLATAWTPETVAAASPSEPATKTGGPGRITNLDAYIENPSVFEQHREPTHATATIPYGSVESARRSDERFTSLGDRFTESEYCTLLNGEWRFSFYERPDQRPSDHAATDWETSTVPRPWQIDGYDQQIYANWQETWVHYEPQLEGDLVPSDGSVDVPDVNPTGTYQREFRVPADWDDRQVFVHFAGVKQAYFVWIDDQYVGFQQGSMTPGEFDITEHVTPGNEHEITVQVYRFSDGEALEAIDMFRYAGIYRDVYLFSTPSVHVRDFAVQSELDDAYRDGNLRIDAELTNYAGAEGDTYSIRASLYEPDGDGTKAELVGQTTVDSDGGVVSMERTIRRPEQWSAEQPTLYTLVLELISERGRTTEVLLDKVGFRTYETSRGGPGAQVLVNGQPVNLRGTNRHETDPETGRTMPLETMRADIELMKRFNVNAVRTSHYPNDPTFLRLADEYGIYVMDEACCETHWWEGVLAETDGYHEQAISRFRRMVLRDRNHASVFSWSTGNEAGTAAEHIDMAALAVGPDDPTIPDSTADATRIAGEPSEASEGTVETPGLAPDRLLYHQPNHGGWDIEFADMLGPRYIELDTLLGLAEGADVSDSPRFGDRSSGDGSPGAGNRPVVMGEYNHAMGNSLGLVHRMWSEHIQPTVRRARDRSENDHDGVLVGSPTVDTGQTGGCITVRGDDHVAVEDTDALDFTTPGFSIAVSFAEIHPKTSIDLVSNDGQYALSLKPGRRPAFSVGDRSVVGSPLTAASEEGWHTLVGICREDRLQLYFDDELVTETGRSPEQIDNGGTVRIGTSGHRGRSEPPVTIDSVRVFDRALSVDEIRTLDPEETVLDYSFETLLRDKSLHGGFIWDWVNQDLTRTTTDDGEQRRYQFYDGNPFCLNGMVWSDRKPQPELWQLKHSHQPVKAESLDLSAGELYVTNHHQFTNVNELDCRWTLVADEVVQSGTLDLDIEPGETRPVQVPFEQPTDPVPGMEYWLHLSFQQSDKTDYADAGHEVAREQFEIPVEQPERTAVGAGQPPRVSETATAVTVTGTNFEYEIDKMAGTLTSMRHEGTDILDRGPLFNAWRAPLMNDAQEWNGEQVSDWRTAGLDALDHHVESVSVSRTDEHVRVDIEGFARGNEADGASPAGFETTYQYRVFGNGAITITVDAVPNDELKAIVTGYLPKVGVQLELPSRFGDVEWYGRGPQETYPDRKTGVDIGRYAGTVADQYVPYLPPTDNGNKTDTKWVALTDEKSGLLALGAEPMNVSCNRFSNLAAADHEYELEDRGSVAVNLDHRVSGVGGTPIAPFEEHQVKPVETSFEVSLLPFDAEAKDPMTLVHSD; encoded by the coding sequence ATGAATGAAAACGAGCCATCTACGTCGAAGACGGACAGCTACGCGACGACTCGCCGACGGTTTCTTCAGATGACTGGGGGATCCGCTCTCTTAGCGACCGCGTGGACCCCCGAGACGGTCGCCGCAGCGTCGCCATCCGAACCCGCGACGAAGACCGGTGGTCCCGGCCGGATCACCAACCTCGATGCGTACATCGAAAACCCGTCTGTGTTCGAACAGCACCGCGAACCGACCCACGCTACGGCGACGATACCGTACGGTTCCGTCGAGTCGGCCCGCCGATCTGACGAGCGATTCACATCGCTCGGTGATCGGTTCACCGAATCGGAGTACTGTACGCTGTTGAACGGGGAGTGGCGCTTTTCGTTCTACGAACGACCAGACCAGAGACCGTCGGATCATGCAGCGACCGACTGGGAAACCAGTACGGTTCCACGTCCGTGGCAGATCGACGGCTACGACCAGCAGATCTACGCCAACTGGCAAGAGACGTGGGTGCATTATGAGCCACAACTAGAGGGCGACCTAGTTCCAAGCGATGGCAGCGTCGACGTTCCCGACGTAAACCCTACGGGCACGTATCAGAGAGAGTTTCGCGTTCCTGCCGACTGGGACGACCGACAGGTGTTCGTTCACTTTGCTGGCGTCAAACAGGCGTACTTCGTGTGGATAGACGATCAGTACGTCGGCTTCCAGCAAGGATCGATGACGCCGGGTGAATTCGACATCACCGAACACGTCACCCCCGGCAACGAACACGAGATCACAGTTCAGGTGTACCGCTTCTCCGACGGAGAGGCGCTCGAAGCGATCGACATGTTCCGGTACGCCGGGATCTACCGGGACGTCTATCTGTTCTCAACGCCGTCCGTCCACGTTCGGGATTTCGCCGTTCAGTCCGAGCTTGACGACGCATACCGGGACGGGAACCTACGGATCGATGCCGAGTTGACGAACTACGCCGGCGCTGAAGGGGACACGTATTCGATCCGCGCTTCGCTCTACGAACCGGACGGTGACGGGACGAAAGCGGAGCTGGTCGGTCAGACGACAGTCGACTCCGACGGCGGGGTCGTGAGTATGGAACGCACGATTCGGCGTCCCGAGCAGTGGTCCGCCGAGCAGCCGACCCTGTACACGCTCGTGCTCGAACTGATTTCCGAACGCGGGCGAACGACGGAAGTGTTGCTCGACAAAGTGGGTTTCAGAACCTACGAAACCAGTCGTGGTGGTCCCGGTGCGCAGGTGTTGGTCAACGGTCAACCGGTGAATCTACGTGGCACGAACCGCCACGAAACCGACCCGGAGACAGGACGAACGATGCCCCTCGAAACGATGCGAGCCGACATCGAACTGATGAAGCGGTTCAACGTCAACGCCGTTCGAACGTCGCATTATCCGAACGATCCGACGTTTCTTCGGCTCGCCGACGAATACGGCATCTACGTGATGGACGAGGCCTGTTGTGAAACACACTGGTGGGAAGGTGTGCTCGCCGAAACGGATGGTTACCACGAACAGGCCATCTCCCGGTTCCGGCGAATGGTACTTCGGGACCGCAATCACGCGTCGGTGTTCTCGTGGTCAACGGGCAACGAGGCGGGAACAGCGGCCGAGCACATCGACATGGCTGCTCTGGCGGTTGGACCGGACGATCCGACGATCCCAGACAGTACCGCCGATGCGACTCGGATCGCCGGAGAACCGTCCGAGGCCTCCGAGGGGACCGTCGAAACGCCCGGACTAGCTCCGGATCGGCTGTTGTACCACCAACCGAACCACGGCGGATGGGACATCGAATTCGCCGATATGCTCGGACCACGGTACATCGAACTCGACACGTTGTTGGGACTAGCGGAAGGAGCTGATGTCAGCGACAGTCCCCGGTTCGGCGATCGTTCCAGTGGTGACGGCTCGCCCGGTGCAGGCAACCGACCGGTCGTGATGGGGGAGTACAATCACGCCATGGGGAACAGTCTCGGACTCGTTCACCGGATGTGGTCCGAACACATCCAGCCGACAGTCAGGCGCGCCCGCGATAGGTCTGAAAACGATCACGACGGCGTTCTCGTCGGGTCGCCGACCGTCGATACCGGACAGACAGGCGGGTGTATCACCGTTCGTGGCGACGATCACGTCGCCGTTGAGGACACGGACGCACTCGATTTCACCACCCCTGGATTTTCGATCGCGGTTTCGTTCGCCGAGATCCATCCGAAAACGAGCATCGATCTCGTTTCGAACGACGGACAGTACGCGCTGTCGCTTAAACCCGGTCGTCGGCCAGCGTTCAGCGTGGGTGACCGTTCGGTTGTCGGATCGCCGTTGACAGCGGCGAGCGAAGAGGGATGGCACACGCTCGTCGGCATCTGTCGGGAAGATCGTCTCCAGTTGTACTTCGACGACGAACTGGTGACCGAAACCGGTCGGTCACCGGAACAGATCGATAACGGAGGGACGGTTCGGATCGGAACGTCCGGCCACCGCGGCCGATCCGAACCGCCCGTGACGATCGATTCCGTTCGCGTTTTCGATCGCGCGCTGTCGGTCGACGAGATACGGACTCTCGATCCCGAAGAGACGGTTCTCGACTACTCGTTCGAGACGCTGTTGCGCGATAAAAGCCTCCACGGCGGCTTCATCTGGGACTGGGTAAACCAGGATCTCACACGGACGACCACCGACGACGGGGAGCAACGACGCTACCAGTTCTACGATGGGAATCCCTTCTGTCTCAACGGGATGGTCTGGTCCGACCGCAAACCACAACCCGAACTCTGGCAGCTCAAACACAGCCATCAGCCGGTGAAAGCCGAATCGCTCGATCTATCTGCAGGGGAGCTGTACGTCACCAATCACCACCAGTTCACGAACGTGAATGAACTCGACTGTCGGTGGACGCTCGTTGCCGACGAGGTGGTCCAGTCGGGCACGTTGGATCTCGACATCGAACCGGGAGAGACACGACCAGTACAGGTGCCGTTCGAGCAACCGACCGATCCTGTGCCCGGAATGGAGTACTGGTTACATCTTTCGTTTCAACAGTCCGACAAGACTGACTACGCCGATGCAGGTCACGAGGTCGCCCGTGAACAGTTCGAGATACCGGTCGAGCAGCCGGAACGAACGGCAGTTGGTGCCGGGCAACCGCCACGCGTGTCCGAAACGGCGACGGCGGTGACAGTCACGGGAACGAACTTCGAATACGAGATCGACAAAATGGCGGGGACCCTCACATCGATGCGCCACGAGGGAACTGACATTCTCGATCGGGGACCGTTGTTCAACGCATGGCGTGCGCCGCTCATGAACGACGCCCAAGAGTGGAACGGTGAGCAGGTCTCAGACTGGCGGACAGCCGGACTGGACGCACTCGATCACCACGTCGAGTCCGTGAGCGTCTCACGAACGGACGAGCACGTTCGGGTCGATATCGAGGGCTTCGCCCGCGGGAACGAAGCAGACGGGGCGTCTCCAGCCGGATTCGAGACGACCTACCAGTATCGGGTCTTCGGCAACGGTGCCATCACGATCACCGTCGACGCAGTGCCGAACGACGAACTGAAAGCCATCGTTACGGGATACCTTCCCAAAGTCGGAGTACAACTGGAGCTACCGAGCCGCTTTGGTGACGTCGAGTGGTACGGTCGGGGACCACAGGAGACGTATCCGGATCGAAAAACCGGCGTCGACATCGGTCGATACGCCGGAACGGTGGCCGACCAGTACGTACCCTACCTCCCACCGACGGACAACGGCAACAAGACGGACACCAAGTGGGTGGCGCTCACTGACGAGAAAAGCGGACTACTCGCCCTCGGAGCGGAGCCGATGAACGTGAGTTGCAATCGGTTTTCGAACCTAGCAGCGGCCGACCACGAGTACGAACTCGAAGACCGGGGATCGGTTGCGGTCAACCTCGATCACCGCGTCTCCGGCGTCGGTGGCACGCCGATCGCTCCATTCGAGGAACATCAAGTCAAACCGGTCGAAACGTCGTTCGAAGTCAGCCTTCTCCCCTTCGACGCCGAGGCTAAAGATCCCATGACACTCGTGCATTCGGATTAA